The Desulfobacterales bacterium sequence CTCTCCCTGAAACGGTCTTCATCATCAATTAAAAGGATCTTCAGCTTTTCATTTTTTCCATTAACACCGGTTTGCTTCTCCATAATCCATCCTCTTTGCGAATGCGTTAATATCGGTTATTAATATGATGTTAAGGCCATATTCTTTAACTGGCTTTTGTTTTAATCGGTAACGAGACGGTAAATTGAGTGCCGATCCCCGGCGTGGACGCCACATCGATTTCACCTCCGAGGGATTTGATGATGTTCTGAGAAACACTGAGCCCGAGCCCCGTCCCTTTGCCCACCTCCTTGGTTGTAAAAAATGGATTGAAGATATCGGGTAGAAGTTCCGGAGGAATACCACCCCCCGTATCTTTTATGATGACCTCTATATGCTGATCTTTTCTGCGGGTGGTAATCGTGATCGTACCGGCACCCGTGATGGCATCACCCGCATTGTTGATGAGATTTAAAAACACCTGACGAATCTTATCGCTGTCCAGCAGAATTTCCGGAATGCCCGGATCGTATTCACGAACGATCTCGATACCGGCGGTCTTGAACTCGCGTTCTTTTAACCCGGACATAACCTCATTTAAAATTTTATTCACATGGCACGGGATGAGTTTTGGCTCGTTTTTTCTCCCGAAATCGAGCAGTTGTCGTGTTATGGTTCTGGCCCTGAAGGCGGCCGATTCAATGGCTTCAACCTCTTTCATCACATTTTCCCGGCTCGGCGTAAGACCGAATTCCGGGTCGAAAAGATCTTTGATTACCCCACTGGCGGCGACGATAACGGCCAGCGGATTGTTGATCTCGTGAGCGACTCCGGTGGCCAGTTCCCCCACGGAGGCCAGTTTCGAGGCGTGAAAGAGCTGAATGCGCAACTCTTCGCTTTTATCGGCCGCCGCCTTGGACCAGCCGATCAGCCGGCTGTTGGCAAACCAGATGCCTGCCGCGATGGAAAAAAAGATAATGCCGAGGCTGATCGTCATAATGCGCCGGCTGCGATACATGGCAGCGTGAGCGATGTTGAGGGGTTGTCTCACCAGCAGCGCCCAGGGGGCTTCCTTGAGCCATGCAAAACCGATCAACACGGCATTGCCGTTTTCCCGAATCTCCTCGACGCCGGAAAAAATATCCGTTGGGGGTATAAAGTCACTTTTCTCCAGCAATTCCCCCCGGTTCGGATCGACGATCTGGTAGCGGCCTTCCTTGTTGATCAGGGCGGATTCGACGGCCTTGCCGCGGCTGATGGCGCGAAGGAGCATATAAAACTTATCCGGATCCAGTGTGGCGCGCATGACAAAGGGCGCACCTTCGATAACCTGCCTGACGGCAATGGTGAAATGCGGCTTATTTCGAAGTCCTGAATAAATATCACTGATAAAATAATGCCGATCTTGACGCAGAAGCGTTTTAAACCAGGTTTC is a genomic window containing:
- a CDS encoding response regulator, which translates into the protein MPNINVMLVDDEERYLTTTQKLLEKKGYAVETAASGAEALAKLKKMNIHVVILDVKMPGMGGIATLEKIKHDFPLVEVIMLTGHATVESAVEGVKLGAADYLMKPVDIEDISEKIKSAFEKRQHIKNQKEKRDIYFKELKLKLALGLLAAFMLPYAAFFTYFQFQFSTTLKNTGRLNLEALSNSQKNTVDLFLQERVVNLFSLFHGNEFTLSPSVGIMAQCLQNLRQASDAFCDVGFLNAQGIQIGYAGPFPELQGKNYSNETWFKTLLRQDRHYFISDIYSGLRNKPHFTIAVRQVIEGAPFVMRATLDPDKFYMLLRAISRGKAVESALINKEGRYQIVDPNRGELLEKSDFIPPTDIFSGVEEIRENGNAVLIGFAWLKEAPWALLVRQPLNIAHAAMYRSRRIMTISLGIIFFSIAAGIWFANSRLIGWSKAAADKSEELRIQLFHASKLASVGELATGVAHEINNPLAVIVAASGVIKDLFDPEFGLTPSRENVMKEVEAIESAAFRARTITRQLLDFGRKNEPKLIPCHVNKILNEVMSGLKEREFKTAGIEIVREYDPGIPEILLDSDKIRQVFLNLINNAGDAITGAGTITITTRRKDQHIEVIIKDTGGGIPPELLPDIFNPFFTTKEVGKGTGLGLSVSQNIIKSLGGEIDVASTPGIGTQFTVSLPIKTKAS